One window from the genome of Cricetulus griseus strain 17A/GY chromosome 2, alternate assembly CriGri-PICRH-1.0, whole genome shotgun sequence encodes:
- the LOC113834234 gene encoding retinoic acid early transcript 1E-like: MAKAGATRSSQNLSLLVLLSYLGTKILADTHSLSCNFIVRSHPKAGEHWCEGQCSVDGVPFLQYSNQGKEVNATKGCADLYPKLKDIGEELRTLLLHMEKEAVLTRDYHNLQGTMVSQYKPGQLIDASWNFTIDEKYSFCFIRYNQNNKKWEVINYNATGILEQWENNAELAQDLATLSMGDSDHCLKEILKHKKETPGLLQRVPKDLTGE, from the exons ATGGCAAAGGCCGGAGCCACCCGAAGCAGTCAGAATCTTAGCCTTTTGGTTCTGCTGAGCTACCTGGGGACCAAGATACTGGCTG ATACACACTCTCTTAGCTGCAACTTCATTGTCAGGTCTCACCCCAAAGCTGGAGAGCACTGGTGTGAAGGACAGTGCTCAGTGGATGGAGTGCCTTTCCTTCAGTATAGTAACCAAGGAAAGGAGGTAAATGCTACTAAGGGGTGTGCAGATTTGTACCCAAAACTAAAGGACATTGGAGAAGAGTTGAGGACTCTGCTGCTTCACATGGAAAAAGAGGCAGTCCTGACCAGGG ATTATCACAACTTGCAGGGCACCATGGTATCTCAATACAAACCAGGACAACTCATTGATGCTTCCTGGAACTTCACCATTGATGAAAAGTATTCCTTCTGCTTTATTCGCTataatcaaaacaacaagaaatggGAAGTGATTAACTATAATGCCACAGGTATCCTAGAGCAATGGGAGAATAATGCAGAGCTAGCACAAGATCTAGCAACGCTCTCTATGGGAGATTCTGATCACTGCCTCAAGGAAATCTTAAAGCACAAGAAGGAAACACCAG GTTTGCTGCAGAGGGTTCCCAAGGACCTGACTGGTGAGTGA